Proteins encoded in a region of the Saccharothrix ecbatanensis genome:
- a CDS encoding GTP-binding protein — MVSVESERPGGELLVPTPVKIVIAGGFGTGKTTMVNSVSEIPPLHTEELLTEAGVGVDDVVGLEAKETTTVALDFGRITINPEVVLYLFGTPGQNRFWFMWDELAYGAIGAVILVDTRRLDSSFPSIDFFERRGIPFIIAVNCFEGGHAYEAEEVRRALDVDAGIPLVLCDARDRESAKTVLVSLIQHTMDRLDAMA, encoded by the coding sequence ATGGTGTCCGTGGAATCTGAGCGGCCGGGTGGGGAACTGCTGGTCCCCACCCCAGTGAAGATCGTCATCGCCGGTGGTTTCGGCACCGGGAAGACGACGATGGTCAACTCCGTCAGCGAGATACCGCCGCTGCACACCGAGGAGCTGCTCACCGAGGCCGGTGTCGGGGTCGACGACGTGGTCGGCCTGGAGGCCAAGGAGACCACCACGGTGGCCCTGGACTTCGGCCGGATCACCATCAACCCGGAAGTGGTGCTGTACCTGTTCGGCACCCCCGGCCAGAACCGCTTCTGGTTCATGTGGGACGAGCTGGCGTACGGCGCGATCGGCGCGGTGATCCTGGTCGACACCCGGAGGTTGGACAGCAGCTTCCCGTCGATCGACTTCTTCGAGCGGCGCGGCATCCCGTTCATCATCGCGGTGAACTGCTTCGAGGGCGGGCACGCGTACGAGGCGGAGGAGGTGCGGCGGGCTCTCGACGTCGACGCCGGGATCCCGCTGGTGCTGTGCGACGCGCGGGATCGTGAGTCGGCGAAGACGGTGCTGGTGAGCCTGATCCAGCACACCATGGACCGGCTCGACGCGATGGCCTAG
- a CDS encoding roadblock/LC7 domain-containing protein encodes MNDMTSQHNELNWLLEDLVSRVVGARHAVVLSADGLLLGRSPGLSKDDSDHLSAMASAFQSLARGTGRHFGGGAVRQTIVEMEHAYLFVTAAGHGACLAVLGEEDSDMGMIAYEMNMLVKRVGTYLSSAPRGTAAASLPAARRSS; translated from the coding sequence ATGAACGACATGACCAGCCAGCACAACGAACTGAACTGGTTGTTGGAGGACTTGGTCTCCCGGGTGGTCGGAGCTCGGCACGCGGTGGTGCTCTCGGCGGACGGTCTGCTGCTGGGCCGCTCGCCGGGGCTGTCCAAGGACGACTCGGACCACCTGTCCGCGATGGCGTCGGCGTTCCAGAGCCTCGCCCGCGGCACGGGGCGGCACTTCGGGGGCGGCGCGGTGCGGCAGACCATCGTCGAGATGGAGCACGCCTACCTCTTCGTCACCGCGGCCGGGCACGGCGCGTGCCTGGCGGTCCTCGGCGAAGAGGACTCCGACATGGGCATGATCGCCTACGAGATGAACATGCTCGTCAAGCGCGTCGGCACCTACCTGTCCTCGGCGCCGCGCGGCACTGCCGCCGCGAGCCTGCCCGCCGCCCGAAGGTCGTCCTGA
- a CDS encoding DUF742 domain-containing protein: MAGKDWWYDEAAGPLVRPYAMVRGRTRPLRPELHLVTQVRAMPSPSDPDALAVEHMEIMELCRRPLSVAEVAAYLDVPLVVVKVLLSDLIQRGDVVIRDPSRVPQVPDRNLLQAVLDGVRGI, translated from the coding sequence ATGGCCGGCAAGGACTGGTGGTACGACGAGGCCGCGGGCCCGCTGGTCCGCCCGTACGCGATGGTGCGCGGCCGCACGCGCCCGCTGCGGCCGGAGCTGCACCTGGTGACGCAGGTGCGCGCGATGCCGTCGCCGTCGGACCCGGACGCGCTGGCGGTCGAGCACATGGAGATCATGGAGCTGTGCCGGCGGCCGTTGTCGGTGGCCGAGGTCGCCGCGTACCTCGACGTGCCGCTGGTGGTCGTCAAGGTGTTGTTGAGCGACCTCATCCAACGCGGTGACGTGGTGATCAGAGACCCTTCCCGAGTCCCGCAGGTGCCGGACCGGAACTTGCTGCAGGCGGTGCTGGATGGTGTCCGTGGAATCTGA